The Weissella confusa DNA window TAAATTTAATCAAGTTTCATTCAATCGCAATGATAAACGTATTCTGAATGATATTTCAGCATCACTTGAACCCAATCGCATTACGACATTGATTGGTCCAAATGGAGCTGGAAAAACAACCTTGTTGCAATTAATAACCGATGACCTAAAGCCATCGGCTGGATTTATCACGGAACGACCAAAGAAGATCGCGTTACTCGCACAAAAAAACGAGCTGTTTGAACCGCTGACAGTACGCGATCTTTTAACGATTAAACAACCGGATTTGGATGAGCGTATTATCAACGACTTACAACTCGAAGCGTTACTTGATCAAAATATGATGTCGCTATCTGGTGGCCAACAGCAACTCGCTTGGCTAGCCTTTGTCCTGCATCAAGCACCAGATTTACTGATTCTTGATGAGCCAACCACTTATTTGGATTTACAATACCAGCAAATCTTTCTAAAAACGTTGCAGCGTGTCCAAAAAGAACGCCAATTGACAGTGATTATGGTTCTGCATGACTTAAATCAAGCCTTTGCTTACAGTGATGCCATTTGGTTGCTTAACAAATCGGGCGAATTGTTAACAGCTGATAAGCAAACTTTGCTAGATGAGGCCAAACTTTCTGTGGCGTTCCAAACGCCACTCAAAATTGTGTCTGTGGATGACCAAACGTTAATCTTACCGATATAAAAAAATGCGACTAGCACTTAGCTAGTCGCATTTTTCATTACTTCTCAAAGAATGTCTTCCATTGTGTGTTAATGTTAGCCTTCTTTTCTGCGTTACCCCAGAATGGCACCTTCACAACACCCAAAACCTTGTCTTCGCTGACAAATCCCCAATAACGTGAGTCGTTTGAGACTGTACGGTGATCACCAAGGACAAAGTATTGTCCCTTTGGCACCTTAACCGTCTTTTGACGTTGCCAACCCATGTGGTCACCAAGTTCAGTCAAGCTTGACCAGTTACCAACGTTGTTAACCGTATTTGTTGCCGTTTGCTCAGATTCAGGAATGAAATCTTGATCAACAACCTTGCCGTTAACCTTGATAACACCATTCACAGCGCTAACTGTGTCACCAGGCATACCAATTACACGCTTAACGTAATCCTTGTGACCATCAACTTCTGGATCTTCACCATAAGCATCAAATACCACGACACTTCCTCGGTGAACTTTGTCTGGCTTCAAGACAAATACACGTTCGTTGTTAGTCAAATTTGGCTCCATTGAAGTTCCGTCAACACGGACCAACGTAAACCAGTAAGACTTAATCAAGAGCGCAATAATTAATCCGATAGCAATCGGAATAACCCAAGACATAATCTCGCGAAATGCTTTCATGGGTGTTCTCCTATCATATATGTTTCTTATCCCTAAGTTTAGCACACCTACCGGGAAAATTTGTTCTAATAACAAGCGCCT harbors:
- a CDS encoding ABC transporter ATP-binding protein gives rise to the protein MLKFNQVSFNRNDKRILNDISASLEPNRITTLIGPNGAGKTTLLQLITDDLKPSAGFITERPKKIALLAQKNELFEPLTVRDLLTIKQPDLDERIINDLQLEALLDQNMMSLSGGQQQLAWLAFVLHQAPDLLILDEPTTYLDLQYQQIFLKTLQRVQKERQLTVIMVLHDLNQAFAYSDAIWLLNKSGELLTADKQTLLDEAKLSVAFQTPLKIVSVDDQTLILPI
- the lepB gene encoding signal peptidase I, with the translated sequence MKAFREIMSWVIPIAIGLIIALLIKSYWFTLVRVDGTSMEPNLTNNERVFVLKPDKVHRGSVVVFDAYGEDPEVDGHKDYVKRVIGMPGDTVSAVNGVIKVNGKVVDQDFIPESEQTATNTVNNVGNWSSLTELGDHMGWQRQKTVKVPKGQYFVLGDHRTVSNDSRYWGFVSEDKVLGVVKVPFWGNAEKKANINTQWKTFFEK